One window from the genome of Metabacillus flavus encodes:
- a CDS encoding pentapeptide repeat-containing protein — MNEKLNQYVQGVFAPYNGVKSVDELKADLLSDLQERFSELKKEGKDDETALAITIDSIGDIEQTVLEVANLSRSLERQVITHLSASNLANSDFAGVTAHNGKFTSTALRGSDFTGADLTGSTFKSSDVREANFNSANLTDCNFSTLDLTSAAFQKTILVRTNFSKSGLAGAAFKDTTLTDVMLTSCDVKKTTFENCVFDGVDFTYSDLTGLRFDGQTFIGVKFDKAGLENVSFKGATLKNVSFKGGVLSKKYYRAIKTVNFDGAMMDKLTFAALKGIEADLTNVAII; from the coding sequence ATGAATGAGAAACTGAACCAATATGTGCAAGGTGTTTTCGCTCCATACAATGGAGTGAAGAGTGTGGATGAGCTGAAGGCGGATTTGCTGTCTGACCTTCAGGAGCGCTTTAGCGAACTCAAGAAAGAAGGAAAGGACGATGAAACAGCCCTGGCAATAACCATTGACAGCATCGGCGACATCGAACAAACGGTACTGGAGGTCGCGAATCTCTCGCGTTCACTGGAGCGTCAGGTGATTACACACCTGAGTGCGAGTAATCTGGCAAACAGTGACTTTGCAGGTGTTACCGCGCATAATGGGAAATTTACCTCCACTGCGCTGCGGGGGTCTGACTTTACCGGAGCGGATTTGACCGGCAGCACATTTAAATCAAGTGATGTTCGCGAAGCTAATTTTAACAGCGCCAATTTAACAGACTGCAACTTTTCGACTCTTGATTTGACGAGTGCAGCCTTCCAAAAAACGATCCTGGTCCGCACGAACTTCAGTAAGTCAGGGCTTGCCGGAGCAGCATTCAAAGATACAACGCTGACAGATGTTATGCTGACTTCATGCGACGTCAAAAAAACCACGTTTGAAAATTGTGTTTTTGATGGTGTGGACTTTACTTACTCCGACCTGACAGGACTGCGTTTTGACGGCCAGACGTTTATCGGCGTCAAGTTTGACAAGGCAGGGCTCGAAAATGTTTCGTTCAAAGGGGCTACTCTTAAGAATGTCTCTTTTAAGGGCGGTGTCCTTTCTAAGAAATATTACCGCGCCATAAAAACCGTCAATTTTGACGGCGCCATGATGGATAAACTGACCTTCGCTGCGCTTAAAGGGATTGAAGCCGACTTAACGAATGTGGCCATCATATAA
- a CDS encoding PadR family transcriptional regulator, giving the protein MSKSKITSDLLRGHTDTMILRVLSEADRYGYEIVKLIAERSGGEYELKEATMYSSVRRLEADGDIEWYWGDESQGGRRKYFRITEKGKSTYASNIDNWEYAKKVLEKLL; this is encoded by the coding sequence ATGAGCAAGAGCAAAATCACATCCGACCTGCTGCGGGGCCATACGGATACGATGATTTTACGGGTCTTATCTGAAGCGGATCGTTATGGGTATGAGATCGTAAAGCTGATTGCTGAACGCTCTGGCGGGGAGTATGAATTAAAGGAAGCGACCATGTACTCAAGCGTCCGGCGGCTTGAAGCAGACGGTGACATCGAATGGTACTGGGGCGATGAATCACAGGGCGGACGGCGCAAATATTTCAGGATAACCGAAAAGGGCAAGTCAACTTACGCAAGCAACATCGACAATTGGGAGTATGCCAAGAAGGTTCTCGAAAAATTATTATAA